From the Desulfovibrionales bacterium genome, one window contains:
- a CDS encoding spermidine/putrescine ABC transporter substrate-binding protein — translation MPRLLRILMTISIFLLLSSLAPVAFAGNERSLSRVLNVYNWEDYLGETTIRDFERRFGVKVHLETYKNEEEMLSAVQSDPAKYDIIIISGLLVQEMRALKLLAPVNYRNIPNIGNIDPMFKNPFYDPGNRYSVPYLWGTTGIAVNRRFVKEKVNSWKILWDFKYRGKISLLNDMDEVIAMALKTKGYSINTNDPRALEEARLLLFRQRPLIAGYHDCIKTRGDLISGRIWLAHQFSGEACYAADKNKDIEYVIPKEGASIWVDNICIPRDSRNKYTAEVFINYILAPEASAKIANYLWYANCNRAAARYTLKEILEDPAIYPPAQILRRCEFFKEAGTDQEIGKGHAIRNKIWSELMNK, via the coding sequence ATGCCCAGGCTTTTAAGGATACTGATGACGATAAGTATTTTTTTGTTATTGTCATCATTGGCCCCAGTAGCCTTTGCTGGCAACGAAAGGTCCCTTTCCCGGGTGTTAAATGTCTATAACTGGGAAGACTATCTGGGTGAGACCACCATCCGGGATTTTGAAAGGAGATTTGGAGTCAAAGTCCATCTCGAAACCTATAAAAATGAAGAGGAAATGTTATCTGCCGTCCAATCAGACCCGGCGAAGTACGATATCATCATAATTAGCGGCCTTTTGGTACAGGAGATGAGGGCATTGAAACTTCTGGCGCCGGTCAACTACCGAAATATCCCCAACATTGGAAACATAGACCCTATGTTTAAAAATCCCTTTTATGATCCGGGCAACAGGTATTCGGTTCCATATTTGTGGGGTACCACGGGTATTGCCGTAAACCGAAGGTTCGTTAAGGAAAAGGTAAATAGCTGGAAAATACTGTGGGACTTTAAGTACAGGGGAAAGATAAGTTTATTAAATGACATGGATGAGGTAATAGCGATGGCCTTGAAGACAAAAGGCTATTCCATTAATACTAATGATCCCCGGGCACTTGAGGAGGCCCGGTTATTACTTTTTAGGCAGAGGCCCCTTATTGCCGGCTATCATGACTGTATAAAGACCAGGGGCGATCTCATATCCGGGAGAATCTGGCTGGCTCACCAGTTCAGTGGCGAGGCCTGTTATGCCGCAGATAAAAATAAAGATATCGAATATGTGATTCCCAAAGAAGGAGCATCCATATGGGTTGACAACATCTGTATCCCGAGGGATTCACGAAATAAGTATACGGCCGAGGTATTTATCAATTACATTCTCGCCCCGGAGGCAAGTGCTAAGATAGCCAATTACCTCTGGTATGCCAACTGCAATAGGGCCGCTGCGAGGTATACACTGAAGGAGATATTGGAAGACCCTGCTATTTACCCGCCAGCGCAAATCCTCCGGCGATGTGAGTTCTTTAAGGAAGCAGGAACGGATCAGGAAATAGGAAAGGGACACGCCATAAGAAATAAGATATGGTCTGAACTTATGAACAAATAA